The sequence below is a genomic window from Ignavibacteriales bacterium.
ATAATGCAAGAATAGAAATATGTAATGGAATCCGTGACTATATAGATTGGTTGAATAAACTTGTTCAACATAATGCTACAATAAGCTTAATTATTGATTTCCCCGGTCAAATTGATAAACTTGAAAAGCCCTATAAATTTTATATTATCGAAATTAGAAAAACACTTAAAGAAGTATTTCTTGATCCAAGATTTATAACATTACTAAGTGAATATGAAACACTATTTCCTGAAACAAAACAAATAAACTCATATATACATAGAAAGCATATTGCATTATACATAAATATTGAAAGTGCAATTATGTTTGAAAACGAAAATGAGATTGACAAAAATAATTTTTTAAAGGCCATAAAAAAATTAGATTTTAATCTTGTTGGAGCTCAACAAGCAGCAGTTAGAGATTTATTAATTGTTTTACAAAACTTAACCTTAGGAAAAATTAAAAAGTATAAAAAAGAATTTTCTGCATATCCAATGACAAAGCATCCAAGAATATTGTTGGATAAAAATCGGAATATCAAAATAGTTCAATATGGCGAAAAAGATTATCCAATTAATGCTGAATTAGATAAATTATTAGAAAATAAATAGCTTGCTAACCTGTTGCTCAACGCCGACCGCTTCGCTTTAGCGGTGGTTTTCAAGTTTTCGGGTTGGTTCTTTTTAGCTGGTTACTTGTTCAAAGTTCTTTAGTTAATTAACCGTTTTTTTAATTTTAATTGTGGTGCTTTTCGGCTGCTTTCAAGTTATGGGCGGCGCGTTAGCAGCCACGCCGTTATAAATAAAAGGATTTGTAAATGGAGTTTAAATATCCTAAGGACTTAATAAAAATTTTAAAAGAAAGATGGTTTAATTTTCAAAAAACGTTAGATACACCTTCGAAGAAGTTTAAAAAACAAAAGGATAAAGATTTTCCTAATGATAGAAATTTAAAAACGATATTGAATGTCATTTACCATGCGTCATTTTTAACCGAGGAAAGTCGAAGGATTGCTTATAGAATAGGTTATGTGTCACCAGAAAAATGTGAACAAAAAATATCTGATATTAATATGATTAGTGAGCCAATAAAATTATTAATTCCAGTTCCATTCACAGTTCAAGAGATATTAAAAATAGCACCTTCTGTTAATCCAAATCAGTCTCTAGTATTAATTTCTGAAGGGGATAAAATTCAAACTAACTTAGAAAATAGTGAATTGTATATATGGGGAATACTTGATTTAGGTTCTGAATGGTGGGAAGTTGTCTCTGGTTTATCATCTGCTGCGATGTGTCCGCCAAATATTTTGACTGTAAGTTCCACTTCACCTGGAAATATTACGGTCACTACAATTGGTTCTGTATTGTTTCGGCTTTCAGCTGGTAAAATCTTGGGAACACCTTTAGAAGATTTAAGTTTGGGCTTAATTGGTGGATTTTTAGATAATAGCGCGAAGGCATTATATAGTGATTCGGTAAAAAGAATTAAAGTGGAAAAATATGATGAAAGAGAGGATTCAGATAAATACCCATACCAGACTTATTATCAAACATTCAACAGTATTCTGAATTTTGCAAAAGATAAATTACATGGAGCCACATTTATCGTAATTCCAGACGAAATAAATTACAATGATACTCGTTTAACAGATCGAATTAATATAAAATATATTTTCGATAAAGATATCATATGGGATAAGTTAATAGACTTATGTGAAGCCAATTATTTTTATTACAAGACATTATTTTATGATAAATTCAAAATGATTCTTGATAAAAGGAAAGCATCACCGAAAGAATTAAAGGATCTAATTAAATGGGAAAATTCCAAACAGCAGCTTGAAAAAAAAATAATTGATATTGAAAAATTTATTGCTCAGTTATCTTGTGTTGATGGCGCTGTTGTTCTTACATCTAAATTAAGAATAATTGGTTATGGAGGTGAAATACTAGCTCAATCTTCTAGTTTGACCTCAATAAAATCTGCAAATGATCCGGATGCCAAATCTTATATAGAAGTAGATATAAATAATTTTGGAACTCGACATCGTTCAGCATTCAGAATGTGTTCAAGTTTTGATAATTGTGTCGCTTTTGTAATTTCCCAAGATGGAGGTATCAAGGCAGTTAAACGAAATGGACCCAATTTAATTTTGTGGAATAATGTTAATCTTGGAGAGACTAGTATTTAGGTATCACCTCTTTAATCCGTCAAGACCGGACAAGTAAGTAAAGAGTCCATAAAGTGGCAAGCAATGGTACAAACAGTAAAAGTATATCAGTCCGAATAATTTAATTTTATGAGCAAATTATTTTTAACTCTTGTTGTATTAGTGATTGTTACATCGCTCTCAGTTCCTTCATGCACATTTTCAAAGATAATATGGCATAACTTTTCTTCTATTGACGATTATAAAATTTTTGATAATGCTGAGCTAAGTCCTTCCAGCAAACCTTTTCATTTTTATGAATCTGATAAAAGTGAATTGATAACTGAATTAATTAAAAACGAAATATTAAAAACTGATATCGACAGCCTGCTGAGTTCAAACTCAACCACGGCTTTTTTAGTGATAAAGAACGACACTATTATTTTTGAAAAATATTATAATGAATACAATGACAGTTCTCTTTCTTTATCTTTTTCAATGGCAAAGTCTTTTTTGTCAATGTTAACCGGCTGTGCAATTGACGACGGTTATATTAAATCAGTTGAACAGCCTGTTACAGATTTTGTCCCTGAACTTACTTCAAAGGGATTTGACAAAGTAAAGATCAAACACCTGTTACAAATGACATCAGGAATGGACTATAGTGAGTCGGATAATCCTTTCGGGATTCATCCTCACTTTTACTATGGTTCTGATCTTGAGAAAAAACTACTCTCGCTTGAACTGGCAACAGAACCGGGAAAGGAGTTCCGTTATAAAAGCGGAGAAGCGCAGTTACTGGGGCTGGTACTAAGCAGAGCACTGAAATCAAAATCCATTACCGAATACACACAACAAAGGATATGGAACCCTCTTGGAATGGAGTACGGCGGGTTGTGGAGTGTTGATGATGAAGAGAATAAACTGGAAAAAGTTTTCTGCTGCCTGAGTGCAAGAGCTAAGGACTTCGCTAAAATCGGCAGGCTTTATTTATTTAATGGCAACTGGAATGGAACCCAGATAGTATCACAAAGCTGGGTTGAGCAATCAACCAAGATAGATACCAGTGAAGGCAGTGCCTGGTTCTACCAGTATATGTGGTGGTTAGTATCAGCGGATGAAAAAGATTTTATGGCAGTGGGTCATCTTGGACAGTATATATTTGTTTCACCTGAAAAGAATTTGGTGATTGTGAGACTCGGTGAGAGTGAAGGAAGTTTGACACGGAAAGATTGGACCAGGATTTTTAATGCGTTAAAAAAAGTCATCTGAC
It includes:
- a CDS encoding DNA integrity scanning protein DisA nucleotide-binding domain protein — encoded protein: MEFKYPKDLIKILKERWFNFQKTLDTPSKKFKKQKDKDFPNDRNLKTILNVIYHASFLTEESRRIAYRIGYVSPEKCEQKISDINMISEPIKLLIPVPFTVQEILKIAPSVNPNQSLVLISEGDKIQTNLENSELYIWGILDLGSEWWEVVSGLSSAAMCPPNILTVSSTSPGNITVTTIGSVLFRLSAGKILGTPLEDLSLGLIGGFLDNSAKALYSDSVKRIKVEKYDEREDSDKYPYQTYYQTFNSILNFAKDKLHGATFIVIPDEINYNDTRLTDRINIKYIFDKDIIWDKLIDLCEANYFYYKTLFYDKFKMILDKRKASPKELKDLIKWENSKQQLEKKIIDIEKFIAQLSCVDGAVVLTSKLRIIGYGGEILAQSSSLTSIKSANDPDAKSYIEVDINNFGTRHRSAFRMCSSFDNCVAFVISQDGGIKAVKRNGPNLILWNNVNLGETSI
- a CDS encoding serine hydrolase, whose amino-acid sequence is MSKLFLTLVVLVIVTSLSVPSCTFSKIIWHNFSSIDDYKIFDNAELSPSSKPFHFYESDKSELITELIKNEILKTDIDSLLSSNSTTAFLVIKNDTIIFEKYYNEYNDSSLSLSFSMAKSFLSMLTGCAIDDGYIKSVEQPVTDFVPELTSKGFDKVKIKHLLQMTSGMDYSESDNPFGIHPHFYYGSDLEKKLLSLELATEPGKEFRYKSGEAQLLGLVLSRALKSKSITEYTQQRIWNPLGMEYGGLWSVDDEENKLEKVFCCLSARAKDFAKIGRLYLFNGNWNGTQIVSQSWVEQSTKIDTSEGSAWFYQYMWWLVSADEKDFMAVGHLGQYIFVSPEKNLVIVRLGESEGSLTRKDWTRIFNALKKVI